In the genome of Dermacentor andersoni chromosome 3, qqDerAnde1_hic_scaffold, whole genome shotgun sequence, one region contains:
- the DNAlig4 gene encoding DNA ligase 4, whose amino-acid sequence MDTSTFLTTVAQKVPFGDLCKLCDKISGKQDRGDKRNLLEKFIAYWREFHDKLHAANGVQAAADDSFFPAMRLLLPHLDRDRPAYGIKEATLAKLYIDVLALGKDSPDAQKLLRYRTPHVAKAEAGDFASVAYLVLRNRCPTKGTLTVADVNQLLDEVSDAHAHGGAEGSRRTRDALCTLLRRTSAAEQKWLVRMILKEMKMGMSEGSILSCYHPDAQDVFDNSSSLSKVCRELKDPKIRQHVVQVTLFNAVRPMLAERAEPRSVERLLNHEPFFAETKFDGERLQVHKDGSEFRYFTRRSHDYSSGFGANADEGSLTQYIAKSFQSHVKSCILDGEVIGYDPRNDRLVSKASHVDVKSLTESSSLQPCFVTFDILLLNGQVVTNKPLQERVKLLDQAVVEVPGRILISKRQNGSTRDDAVRFLNQSIEDQEEGIVLKRLSSVYKPNARKAGWLKLKPEYVDNLVSDLDMLILGGYFGEGRRSGIVSHFLLGVASGDCDDNGMPRSFWSVAKVGSGYSLKELDDLLAKLTSKWKVYDPKRPPEKLVLAQGLKEKPDLYLEPSDSVVLQIKASELVRSSQFRTGITLRFPRVAAIRHDKPWQDVLSYSELCELEKAAGGKLATATVGYDDDDGGSPAKKRRIGASVKASLGAHFQPANLSGAVKKRSTLQGKELCILTGCGDLTKQMLEVQVAELGGTIVQNPSKETFCVVAEKLNFRARSFIKSRKWDVVKADKFLALLSSPELRPWEPADLWCSCTETENRLKSLFDEYGDSYTAPVTASSLQELFATIPKEAWSHVDDLSGFIFKFEQENFVSRPEWGLFRNCTLRLSEDSELNRLIIRLHGGKVLNTPGDGEADNSVFDSYGMDTSDEVLEVDSEWIDECIRAGELPLFS is encoded by the exons ATGGATACATCGACGTTTTTAACCACGGTCGCCCAGAAGGTTCCATTCGGTGACCTGTGCAAGCTCTGCGACAAGATTTCCGGCAAGCAGGACAGGGGCGACAAGCGGAACCTGCTGGAGAAGTTCATCGCGTATTGGCGCGAGTTTCACGACAAATTGCACGCCGCGAATGGAGTTCAAGCTGCAGCCGATGATTCCTTCTTTCCCGCTATGCGGCTTCTGTTACCGCACCTGGACAGAGATCGACCGGCGTATGGAATCAAAGAAGCCACTCTGGCCAAACTTTATATCGACGTGCTCGCCCTCGGCAAGGATAGTCCAGACGCTCAGAAATTGCTGCGCTACAGAACGCCTCACGTGGCGAAAGCAGAGGCTGGTGACTTCGCCAGCGTTGCATATTTGGTGCTGCGAAATCGCTGCCCGACCAAAGGGACGCTCACAGTAGCCGACGTCAATCAGCTTTTGGATGAAGTGTCTGATGCACACGCTCACGGCGGCGCCGAAGGCAGTCGACGGACGAGAGATGCGCTATGCACGCTGCTGCGCCGTACTTCTGCCGCAGAACAAAAGTGGCTGGTGAGAATGATTCTAAAGGAGATGAAAATGGGCATGAGCGAAGGGAGTATCCTTTCCTGCTATCATCCGGACGCGCAGGACGTTTTTGACAACAGCAGCAGTCTCTCGAAGGTTTGTAGAGAACTGAAAGACCCGAAAATTCGGCAGCACGTTGTTCAAGTCACACTGTTCAACGCCGTGCGACCAATGCTGGCCGAGCGAGCAGAGCCGCGCTCTGTCGAGCGTCTCTTGAATCACGAACCCTTCTTTGCCGAGACCAAgtttgatggcgagcggctgcAGGTGCACAAGGATGGCTCAGAGTTCAG GTACTTCACACGACGCAGCCATGACTATAGTTCTGGCTTCGGAGCCAATGCCGATGAAGGATCTTTGACACAGTACATAGCTAAGTCCTTTCAAAGCCATGTAAAAAGTTGCATCTTAGATGGAGAGGTAATAGGATATGACCCTAGGAATGATCGTCTTGTTTCAAAAGCTTCTCATGTAGATGTGAAAAGCTTAACAGAGAGTTCATCATTACAGCCCTGCTTTGTAACCTTTGATATACTCCTCCTGAATGGACAGGTAGTCACCAACAAGCCTCTTCAGGAGAGAGTCAAGCTTCTTGATCAGGCTGTAGTGGAAGTTCCTGGCAGAATACTGATCTCTAAAAGGCAGAATGGTTCGACACGAGATGATGCTGTTCGTTTTCTAAACCAATCAATCGAAGACCAAGAAGAAGGCATTGTTCTAAAAAGGCTTTCTTCTGTCTACAAACCTAATGCAAGAAAAGCTGGCTGGCTAAAACTCAAGCCAGAGTATGTGGACAACTTAGTTTCAGATCTAGACATGCTTATTCTCGGTGGGTATTTTGGAGAAGGACGTCGCAGTGGTATTGTCTCTCACTTTCTCTTGGGTGTCGCCAGTGGAGACTGCGACGACAATGGTATGCCACGGTCCTTCTGGTCTGTAGCAAAAGTGGGCTCGGGGTACAGCTTGAAAGAACTGGATGACCTGCTTGCCAAATTGACATCCAAATGGAAAGTTTATGACCCGAAAAGACCTCCAGAAAAGCTAGTACTTGCGCAGGGCCTTAAAGAAAAACCAGACTTATACCTTGAGCCATCAGACTCTGTAGTACTTCAGATAAAAGCTTCAGAGCTGGTTCGTAGTAGTCAGTTCAGGACAGGTATAACATTGCGATTTCCTCGTGTGGCTGCCATTCGCCATGATAAGCCATGGCAAGATGTGCTGTCATATTCAGAGCTTTGTGAACTAGAGAAGGCAGCTGGTGGGAAACTGGCTACTGCCACTGTTGgctatgatgacgatgatggtggttCACCAGCAAAAAAGAGGCGCATCGGAGCCAGCGTAAAGGCGTCTTTAGGCGCACACTTTCAGCCAGCCAATTTGTCTGGTGCAGTGAAGAAGCGAAGTACTCTACAGGGAAAAGAGCTGTGTATTCTGACTGGCTGTGGTGATCTCACAAAGCAGATGCTAGAAGTCCAGGTCGCTGAATTGGGAGGCACCATTGTCCAAAATCCCAGCAAGGAAACATTTTGTGTTGTTGCAGAAAAGCTAAACTTCAGAGCACGCAGTTTCATCAAATCGAGAAAATGGGATGTCGTTAAAGCAGACAAGTTTCTTGCACTTCTCAGTTCCCCTGAGCTTCGGCCATGGGAGCCAGCAGACCTGTGGTGCTCCTGCACTGAAACAGAAAACCGGCTGAAGAGCTTGTTTGATGAATACGGTGATAGCTACACGGCCCCTGTGACGGCAAGTTCTTTGCAGGAACTTTTTGCAACCATTCCCAAAGAGGCGTGGAGCCATGTTGATGACTTATCAGGGTTCATATTTAAGTTTGAGCAGGAGAACTTCGTCTCTCGGCCAGAGTGGGGCCTATTCAGAAACTGCACATTGAGACTGAGCGAGGATAGTGAATTAAATAGACTAATTATTAGATTGCATGGTGGTAAGGTTTTGAACACTCCAGGGGATGGGGAAGCTGACAATTCAGTCTTTGATTCATATGGCATGGACACTTCGGACGAAGTGTTGGAAGTGGATAGTGAATGGATAGATGAATGCATTCGAGCTGGTGAACTGCCTCTTTTTTCATGA